The Solanum lycopersicum chromosome 6, SLM_r2.1 genome has a window encoding:
- the LOC101253697 gene encoding serine/threonine-protein kinase MHK, producing MERYRILKELGDGTCGNVYKAINTETSEIVAVKKMKRKFYFWEECINLREIKSLRKLNHPNIIKLKEIVRENNELFFILEYMECNLYQLMKDRQRPFLEEEIRGLMSQVLQGLTHMHKNGYFHRDLKPENLLVTNDVIKIADFGLAREVSSSPPFTDYVSTRWYRAPEVLLQSSSYTPSIDMWAVGAVLAELFTLCPIFPGESEIDQLYKICCVLGPPDWTSFPELRSASRLFDINCFDITPANLSDFIPNASLEAIDLIKQLCSWDPLRRPTADQCLQHPFFHVDMSIPRPLEDPLQMNLSSVGPEPNLELNLWDFGTEKDDCYLGLTLAVNPTPSCLDLFPAKMASKSQGAGTDMFCSGFQDHSQHSVFWSLFPTDRHQISTPVDSSLSLSFSTIPQSTIGAPQSTSFGMTSLQSNFLERPFLAMSSSFQQGRCL from the exons atGGAAAG ATATAGAATATTGAAGGAGCTTGGAGATGGAACATGTGGTAATGTATATAAGGCCATTAATACCGAAACATCTGAAATT GTTGcagtaaagaaaatgaagaggaaGTTCTATTTTTGGGAAGAATGCATTAATCTACGTGAAATAAAG TCCCTCCGTAAATTGAATCATCCTAACATCATCAAACTGAAAGAGATTGTCAGGGAAAACAATGAGCTTTTCTTCATACTTGAGTACATG GAATGTAACTTGTACCAACTAATGAAAGATCGGCAAAGACCTTTCCTAGAGGAAGAGATTCGAGGATTGATGTCTCAGGTGTTGCAAGGACTTACCCATATGCATAAAAATGGTTACTTTCATCGGGACTTAAAACCTG AGAATTTACTGGTGACGAATGACGTAATTAAAATTGCTGACTTTGGGTTGGCTCGTGAAGTGTCTTCATCACCTCCTTTCACTGACTATGTTTCAACTCGTTG GTACCGAGCACCAGAAGTTTTGTTGCAATCTTCATCATACACACCTTCTATCG ATATGTGGGCAGTTGGTGCGGTACTTGCTGAGCTTTTCACTCTTTGCCCAATATTCCCTGGTGAAAG TGAAATTGATCAGTTGTATAAGATATGCTGTGTTCTTGGACCGCCAGATTGGACTAGCTTCCCAGAACTGAGAAGTGCTTCACGGTTGTTTGACATTAATTGTTTTGAT ATTACACCAGCCAATCTGTCTGATTTCATTCCAAATGCTAGCTTGGAAGCTATCGACTTGATCAAG CAACTCTGCTCGTGGGACCCATTGAGAAGACCAACTGCTGACCAATGCTTACAGCACCCATTTTTTCAT GTTGATATGTCAATTCCTCGTCCTCTAGAGGATCCACTGCAGATGAATTTAAGTAGTGTTG GACCTGAGCCTAATCTTGAGTTGAACCTGTGGGATTTTGGGACAGAAAAAGATGACTGCTATCTTGGTTTGACTTTGGCTGTGAACCCAACTCCCTCTTGTCTAG ATTTATTTCCAGCAAAGATGGCAAGTAAAAGTCAAGGTGCAGGAACG GATATGTTCTGCTCTGGTTTCCAAGATCACTCGCAACACTCAG TTTTCTGGTCATTGTTTCCTACTGATCGCCATCAGATATCTACTCCGGTGGACTCCTCATTGTCATTATCATTCAG CACGATTCCACAGTCAACTATTGGAGCTCCACAATCAACTAGTTttggcatgacatctctgcaGAGTAACTTCTTGGAGCGCCCCTTTCTGGCTATGTCATCCTCCTTTCAGCAGGGACGTTGCCTTTGA
- the LOC101254004 gene encoding uncharacterized protein — MGGDTTSPHSPIIHSTEESSLDENFPNNPLSSLSGSDRFGTKVENISVDSEEFVRASSDIIDEMNKKQIRNVYMDVLKSYEELQFHKDHLEEAKNKILSYTPGSWIEEVGGMKASDYNIPKKTTLLLIGPRGSGKSSLVNKISRVFDDDPFTPERAQVSYSSDGDGTYFLHEYTMPKGSSSFCLYDTRGLSDDLNENIKIVDRWMKKGVRHGKLITRDSDDANPKSKVRRNRYCASETNVVNCVIFVVSAVQILQSMDSDDETKRQQTRAVASNFNYPLLSFKDEKPIVVLTHGDLLSLSDRTRIRMHLGQLLGIHPKKQIFDIPESDDFATRLTILNMLRHCLERADKNLPFKKDLPFKSPYRCKGALQMLAVRLLLAYAFLAILFGMGMMFKNTLKAKVASIPDSQVSQSHMDIDWHANTVDSAPNLQPEAMQPHVEVECHASEVDSVPNIHPEAPQSDENLDCRASEVDTVCDLHPEAHQSDENLDCHASEVDSVRDLHPEVPESDDSLDWGAIRHLWSD, encoded by the exons ATGGGTGGAGATACTACATCCCCTCATTCTCCTATCATCCATTCCACTG AAGAATCATCTCTTGATGAGAACTTCCCTAATAACCCGCTAAGCTCGCTCAG TGGTAGTGATCGTTTTGGCACAAAAGTAGAGAATATTTCTGTGGATTCGGAGGAATTCGTTAGAGCTTCTTCAGATATAATTGATGAGATGAATAAAAAGCAGATAAGGAATGTATATATGGATGTTCTCAAGAGCTATGAGGAACTGCAGTTCCATAAGGACCATTTGGAGGaagccaaaaataaaatcttgag CTACACCCCTGGATCGTGGATTGAGGAGGTGGGTGGAATGAAAGCGAGTGATTACAATATACCAAAAAAGACGACACTTTTGTTGATTGGTCCAAGAGGATCTGGTAAAAGCAGTCTTGTAAACAAGATCTCCAGAGTGTTTGATGATGATCCTTTTACACCAGAAAGAGCTCAAGTATCGT ATTCTTCTGATGGAGATGGGACATATTTCCTCCATGAGTACACGATGCCAAAAGGTTCAAGTTCTTTCTGTTTGTATGACACACGTGGTCTGTCGGATgatttgaatgaaaatattaaaattgtggACCGCTGGATGAAAAAGGGGGTTCGTCATGGGAAGCTAATAACCAg GGATTCTGATGATGCAAATCCGAAGTCTAAAGTTCGCCGAAATAGATACTGTGCCAGTGAGACCAATGTGGTTAATTGTGTCATATTTGTTGTCAGTGCGGTCCAAATTCTACAATCGATGGACAGCGATGATGAAACAAAAAGGCAACAAACTCGAGCTGTTGCTTCAAATTTCAACTACCCTCTCTTGTCATTCAAAG ATGAAAAACCTATTGTTGTGCTCACACATGGTGATTTACTTTCACTTTCGGATCGTACGCGCATCCGCATGCATTTGGGACAGCTGCTGGGTATTCATCCCAAGAAACAAATTTTTGATATCCCAG AAAGTGATGATTTTGCAACTAGGTTGACTATACTCAACATGCTGCGCCATTGTCTTGAGCGTGCTGATAAAAACCTACCCTTCAAAAAAGACCTACCTTTCAAAAGCCCATATAGATGCAAG GGGGCCTTGCAGATGCTTGCAGTACGTCTTCTATTGGCATATGCGTTTCTAGCAATACTTTTCGGAATGGGGATGATGTTCAAGAATACTCTCAAAGCCAAAGTTGCCTCAATTCCCGATTCACAGGTATCACAATCACATATGGACATAGATTGGCATGCAAATACCGTTGATTCTGCACCCAATCTTCAGCCTGAGGCAATGCAACCACATGTAGAAGTAGAGTGTCATGCAAGTGAGGTTGATTCTGTTCCCAATATTCACCCTGAGGCCCCCCAATCAGATGAAAACTTAGATTGTCGTGCAAGTGAGGTTGATACTGTGTGCGATCTTCACCCTGAGGCCCACCAATCAGATGAGAACTTAGATTGTCATGCAAGTGAGGTTGATTCTGTTCGCGATCTTCACCCTGAGGTCCCGGAGTCAGATGATAGCTTAGATTGGGGTGCAATCCGACACTTATGGTCTGACTAA
- the GCH1 gene encoding GTP cyclohydrolase 1 isoform X1, which yields MFIVSIVDGLEDSCFKLPFDSSLPYFALYEGYKQKVNDIVHGALFPEAGLEGGSGQAGGVGGLVIVRDLDLFSYCESCLLPFQVKCHVGYVPSGKRVVGLSKLSRVADIFAKRLQSPQRLADEVCTALQHGIKPTGVAVVLQCMHIHFPNFESAFLDSTSQGWVKITATSGSGVFEDGNADVWTDFWSLLKFRGISIDNAHRRSSGQSWCPSQSCGMPGQANSAMTNAVNSILKSLGEDPLREELVETPSRFVKWFMNFRNSNLEMKLNGFVRSRIDTRSPQGGNFNDGICSELNLSFWSQCEHHLLPFQGVVHIGYHSSDGVNPVGRPLVQSVVHFYGFKLQVQERVTRQIAETVSSFLGEDIIVVVEANHTCMISRGIEKFGSNTATFAVLGRFSTDPVARAKFLQSLPDSGSAGR from the coding sequence ATGTTTATAGTTTCAATTGTAGATGGATTGGAGGATTCATGTTTTAAACTACCGTTTGACTCTAGTCTTCCATATTTTGCGTTGTATGAAGGTTACAAACAAAAAGTGAATGATATTGTTCATGGCGCATTATTCCCTGAAGCTGGATTGGAGGGTGGAAGTGGTCAGGCTGGAGGAGTTGGTGGGCTTGTGATTGttcgagatcttgatctcttttcGTATTGTGAGTCTTGCTTGCTTCCATTCCAGGTTAAGTGTCATGTAGGTTATGTCCCATCTGGAAAAAGGGTTGTAGGATTAAGCAAGCTTTCTCGGGTTGCTGATATTTTTGCAAAACGGCTCCAAAGTCCACAGCGCCTTGCTGATGAAGTTTGCACTGCTTTGCAGCATGGAATCAAGCCAACAGGCGTTGCTGTGGTTCTACAGTGTATGCATATtcattttccaaattttgaatCAGCATTTCTCGACTCGACTTCCCAAGGATGGGTAAAGATAACAGCTACCTCAGGTTCTGGTGTTTTTGAAGATGGGAATGCTGATGTTTGGACTGATTTCTGGAGTCTACTGAAATTCAGAGGTATTAGCATAGACAATGCTCATCGTAGATCCTCTGGCCAATCATGGTGCCCATCTCAATCTTGTGGCATGCCAGGACAAGCAAATTCAGCTATGACAAATGCAGTGAATTCAATACTTAAATCCCTGGGTGAAGATCCATTGAGAGAAGAGCTTGTAGAAACCCCATCTCGGTTTGTGAAGTGGTTCATGAACTTTAGAAACTCTAATTTGGAGATGAAACTGAATGGCTTTGTTCGAAGTAGAATAGACACTCGAAGTCCTCAGGGTGGTAATTTTAATGATGGCATCTGCTCTGAGCTCAATTTGTCATTCTGGTCTCAGTGCGAACATCATCTACTCCCTTTTCAAGGCGTTGTGCACATTGGTTATCACTCTTCAGATGGAGTCAACCCGGTCGGAAGACCTCTAGTGCAATCAGTAGTACATTTTTATGGCTTTAAACTCCAAGTACAGGAAAGGGTAACCAGACAAATAGCTGAGACTGTTTCATCATTCTTAGGTGAAGACATTATCGTAGTTGTGGAAGCAAATCACACCTGTATGATATCTAGAGGAATCGAGAAATTTGGAAGCAACACAGCCACATTTGCTGTGTTGGGTCGATTTTCCACTGACCCTGTTGCAAGAGCAAAATTTTTGCAGAGCCTCCCAGACTCTGGTTCTGCAGGAAGATGA
- the GCH1 gene encoding GTP cyclohydrolase 1 — protein sequence MGALDEGHYHAEIDNEVSFELGFETQPETLVIQDAVRVLLQGLGEDINREGIKKTPFRVAKALRQGTRGYKQKVNDIVHGALFPEAGLEGGSGQAGGVGGLVIVRDLDLFSYCESCLLPFQVKCHVGYVPSGKRVVGLSKLSRVADIFAKRLQSPQRLADEVCTALQHGIKPTGVAVVLQCMHIHFPNFESAFLDSTSQGWVKITATSGSGVFEDGNADVWTDFWSLLKFRGISIDNAHRRSSGQSWCPSQSCGMPGQANSAMTNAVNSILKSLGEDPLREELVETPSRFVKWFMNFRNSNLEMKLNGFVRSRIDTRSPQGGNFNDGICSELNLSFWSQCEHHLLPFQGVVHIGYHSSDGVNPVGRPLVQSVVHFYGFKLQVQERVTRQIAETVSSFLGEDIIVVVEANHTCMISRGIEKFGSNTATFAVLGRFSTDPVARAKFLQSLPDSGSAGR from the exons ATGGGCGCATTAGATGAAGGGCACTATCATGCAGAAATAGACAACGAAGTTAGTTTTGAGCTTGGCTTTGAAACTCAGCCTGAAACACTGGTTATTCAGGATGCTGTTAGAGTCCTATTGCAGGGTTTGGGTGAAGATATCAATAGGGAAGGAATCAAGAAAACCCCTTTTCGTGTTGCTAAGGCTCTAAGACAAGGAACAAGAG GTTACAAACAAAAAGTGAATGATATTGTTCATGGCGCATTATTCCCTGAAGCTGGATTGGAGGGTGGAAGTGGTCAGGCTGGAGGAGTTGGTGGGCTTGTGATTGttcgagatcttgatctcttttcGTATTGTGAGTCTTGCTTGCTTCCATTCCAGGTTAAGTGTCATGTAGGTTATGTCCCATCTGGAAAAAGGGTTGTAGGATTAAGCAAGCTTTCTCGGGTTGCTGATATTTTTGCAAAACGGCTCCAAAGTCCACAGCGCCTTGCTGATGAAGTTTGCACTGCTTTGCAGCATGGAATCAAGCCAACAGGCGTTGCTGTGGTTCTACAGTGTATGCATATtcattttccaaattttgaatCAGCATTTCTCGACTCGACTTCCCAAGGATGGGTAAAGATAACAGCTACCTCAGGTTCTGGTGTTTTTGAAGATGGGAATGCTGATGTTTGGACTGATTTCTGGAGTCTACTGAAATTCAGAGGTATTAGCATAGACAATGCTCATCGTAGATCCTCTGGCCAATCATGGTGCCCATCTCAATCTTGTGGCATGCCAGGACAAGCAAATTCAGCTATGACAAATGCAGTGAATTCAATACTTAAATCCCTGGGTGAAGATCCATTGAGAGAAGAGCTTGTAGAAACCCCATCTCGGTTTGTGAAGTGGTTCATGAACTTTAGAAACTCTAATTTGGAGATGAAACTGAATGGCTTTGTTCGAAGTAGAATAGACACTCGAAGTCCTCAGGGTGGTAATTTTAATGATGGCATCTGCTCTGAGCTCAATTTGTCATTCTGGTCTCAGTGCGAACATCATCTACTCCCTTTTCAAGGCGTTGTGCACATTGGTTATCACTCTTCAGATGGAGTCAACCCGGTCGGAAGACCTCTAGTGCAATCAGTAGTACATTTTTATGGCTTTAAACTCCAAGTACAGGAAAGGGTAACCAGACAAATAGCTGAGACTGTTTCATCATTCTTAGGTGAAGACATTATCGTAGTTGTGGAAGCAAATCACACCTGTATGATATCTAGAGGAATCGAGAAATTTGGAAGCAACACAGCCACATTTGCTGTGTTGGGTCGATTTTCCACTGACCCTGTTGCAAGAGCAAAATTTTTGCAGAGCCTCCCAGACTCTGGTTCTGCAGGAAGATGA
- the LOC101252895 gene encoding uncharacterized protein, translated as MEKNSSVGAKPWSHHPLHHHHHHFQIVHNCPLHSYMLQRNKHVPPCPLFTPFPLPQNPEQITPSLQPEVMNMQISEPNVSFNDSGMMQNEGENFEYEGENFEYEDEEEEPIFVLTDEWRDFFAKSEAKRRQAKKHAKKKGKSKITNGNTPALEE; from the exons ATGGAGAAAAACTCTTCAGTCGGTGCGAAGCCATGGAGTCATCATCCTCTtcaccaccaccatcatcacTTTCAGATAGTACATAATTGTCCATTACATAGCTACATGTTGCAGCGCAACAAACACGTACCGCCATGCCCACTTTTTACTCCTTTTCCATTGCCGCAAAACCCTGAACAAATTACTCCGTCTTTACAGCCAGAAGTTATGAATATGCAGATTTCTGAGCCTAATGTCAGTTTTAACGATTCAGG AATGATGCAAAATGAAGGTGAGAACTTTGAATATGAAGGTGAAAACTTTgaatatgaagatgaagaagaggagCCTATTTTTGTCCTTACAGATGAATGGAGAGATTTCTTTGCCAAATCTGAAGCTAAAAGGAGACAAG CGAAAAAACATGCTAAGAAGAAAGGGAAAAGTAAGATCACAAATGGGAACACACCAGCATTGGAGGAGTGA
- the LOC101252599 gene encoding cyclin-C1-2 — protein sequence MAANFWISSQYKELLDQEEVDVVHQLDKERGITLDDFKLIKLHMSNYVARLAQNVKVRQRVVATAITYMRRVYVRRSMTEYDPRLVAPTCLYLASKAEESTVQARLLVFYIKKLYSDEKYKYEIKDILDMEMKVLEALNYYLVVYHPYRSLAQFLQDAGMNDATQLTWGLINDTYKMDLILIHPPHLITLACIYIASVLKDKETTAWFEELRVDMNVVKNIAMEILDYYDGHRSISDERVNAAMSKLAGR from the exons ATGGCTGCCAATTTCTGGATTTCTTCTCAGTA CAAAGAACTTTTGGACCAAGAAGAGGTTGATGTGGTGCATCAGTTGGATAAAGAGAGAGGCATCACTCTCGATGATTTCAAGCTCATCAAGTTGCATATGTCCAATT ATGTTGCAAGATTGGCTCAAAATGTGAAAGTGAGACAAAG GGTTGTTGCTACCGCAATTACATACATGAGACGCGTATATGTCAG GAGAAGTATGACCGAGTATGATCCTCGTCTGGTTGCTCCAACTTGCTTGTATTTGGCATCAAAAGCAGAAGAAAGCACTGTGCAGGCCCGACTTCTTGTATTTTACATCAAGAAATTAT ATTCGGATGAGAagtataaatatgaaataaaagacatactAGACATGGAGATGAAAGTTCTGGAAGCCCTAAACTATTACTTAGTCGTATATCATCCATATCGTTCATTAGCACA GTTCCTTCAGGATGCCGGCATGAATGATGCAACTCAATTGACTTG GGGACTTATAAATGACACCTATAAGATGGACCTAATTCTCATTCATCCACCACATTTGATTACTTTAGCTTGCATATATATTGCAAGTGTGCTGAAAGATAAAGAAACTACTGCGTGGTTTGAGGAGCTTCGAGTTGATATGAATGTG GTGAAAAATATTGCAATGGAGATACTAGATTATTATGACGGCCATAGATCAATCTCAGATGAGAGGGTAAATGCTGCCATGAGCAAGCTAGCTGGAAGATAG
- the LOC101252298 gene encoding uncharacterized protein codes for MGQKGYQSPAKKVLSWIRKKSKKVKIFLGLITSIILLVTLKLVVHDHNLFFVIAEAIHLIGLLVLIYKLTTLKTCSGLSLKTQVLTAIFLAVRLYCSFLMEADIHTVLDFITLVATVWVIYMMKFKLKASYMAELDNMPLYYPIVPAAVLAFFVHPTTSHILINRMLWAFCVYLESVSVLPQLRLMQNVQIIEPFSAHYVFALGVARFLGCAHWIIQVYDTAGAYIYLAGRGYLWIPTVFLAEMVQTFILADFCYYYVKSVMSGQLIVRLPTPV; via the exons ATGGGTCAAAAAGGGTATCAATCGCCGGCGAAGAAAGTGTTGTCATGGATTCGAAAAAAATCGAAGAAAGTGAAAATCTTTTTGGGTTTAATCACATCAATCATTCTATTGGTGACTCTTAAGTTAGTTGTTCATGATCACAACCTCTTCTTTGTTATAGCTGAAGCTATTCATTTGATTGGACTTTTAGTTTTGATTTACAAATTGACAACACTCAAGACTTGCTctg GTCTTTCATTGAAGACTCAAGTGCTTACAGCTATATTTTTGGCGGTAAGACTATACTGTAGTTTTCTCATGGAAGCAGATATCCACACTGTGCTAGATTTTATCACCCTTGTGGCAACAGTGTGGGTCATTTATATGATGAAGTTCAAGCTGAAGGCATCCTACATGGCAGAACTGGATAACATGCCCTTATACTATCCG ATAGTTCCCGCCGCAGTTTTAGCCTTCTTTGTCCATCCTACTACAAGCCATATTCTGATAAACCGAATGCTTTGGGCTTTTTGTGTATATCTGGAATCCGTCTCTGTACTGCCTCAGCTTCGCTTGATGCAGAATGTTCAG ATAATTGAGCCATTTTCAGCTCATTATGTTTTCGCACTGGGCGTTGCAAGATTCTTGGGTTGTGCTCATTGGATTATTCAG GTTTATGACACTGCCGGAGCATATATTTACTTGGCTGGACGTGGTTATCTCTGGATACCTACCGTCTTTTTGGCAGAAATGGTTCAAACGTTCATCTTGGCcgatttttgttattattatgtaaaAAG TGTCATGAGTGGCCAGTTGATTGTTCGCCTGCCAACGCCGGTGTAA
- the LOC101251998 gene encoding uncharacterized protein: protein MGQKGYQSPVKKLLSWVQKQSKKVKIILFIVTLITLLVTLKLTVHNHDYFFVMAEAIHLIGLLILIYKLTTLKTCSGLSLKTQVLTVIFLAVRVYCSFIMEGDIHTVLDLITLVATLWIIYMMKFKLKTSYMADLDNMSIHYVIVPAAVLAFFVHPSVKIYVLINRMLWAFCVYLESISVLPQLRLMQNVQILEPFSAHYVFALGIARFLGCAHWIIQVYDNVGSPIFLDDHSVLWIPMVFLAEMVQTFILADFCYYYIKCVMSGQLIIRLPVPV from the exons ATGGGGCAAAAAGGGTATCAATCACCGGTGAAGAAACTGTTGTCATGGGTTCAAAAGCAATCGAAGAAAGTGAAAATCATTTTGTTTATCGTCACGCTGATTACTCTATTGGTGACTCTCAAGTTAACCGTTCACAATCACGACTACTTTTTTGTTATGGCTGAAGCTATTCATTTGATTGGGCTCTTGATTTTGATTTACAAATTGACAACCCTCAAAACTTGCTCTG GCCTTTCATTGAAGACTCAAGTTCTTACAGTTATATTTTTGGCTGTAAGAGTATACTGTAGTTTCATCATGGAAGGAGATATCCACACTGTGTTAGATCTTATCACCCTTGTGGCAACATTGTggattatatatatgatgaagttCAAGCTAAAGACGTCGTACATGGCAGATCTGGATAACATGTCCATACACTACGTG ATAGTTCCTGCCGCGGTTTTGGCCTTTTTTGTTCATCCTAGTGTGAAAATTTATGTTCTGATAAATCGAATGCTTTGGGCGTTTTGCGTGTATCTGGAATCTATATCAGTGTTGCCTCAGCTTCGATTGATGCAAAATGTCCAG ATACTTGAGCCATTTTCAGCACATTATGTTTTTGCATTGGGCATTGCAAGGTTTTTGGGTTGTGCTCATTGGATTATTCAG GTTTATGACAATGTTGGGTCACCAATTTTTTTGGATGACCATAGTGTCTTGTGGATACCTATGGTCTTTTTAGCAGAAATGGTTCAAACTTTCATTTTGGCTGATTTCTGTTATTATTACATAAAGTG TGTTATGAGCGGCCAGTTGATTATTCGTTTGCCAGTGCCGGTGTGA